Proteins encoded by one window of Aliivibrio wodanis:
- the thyA gene encoding thymidylate synthase, producing MKQYLDLCQRIVDEGHWIENERTGKRCLTVINADLTYDVANGEFPLVTTRKSFWKSAVAEMIGYIRGYDNAEDFRKIGTKTWDANSNLNDAWLNNPHRKGEDDMGRVYGVQGRSWAKPNGEFVDQLKKIIDDLRNGIDDRGEILNFYNPGEFDMGCLRPCMYSHHFSLLGDTLYLNSTQRSCDVPLGLNFNMVQVYFLLAIVAQITGHKAGKAYHKIVNGHIYEDQLELMKEVQLKREPLTAPIFKINPKIKSLEDLETWVTMDDFEVIGYESHEAIKYPFSV from the coding sequence GTGAAGCAGTATTTAGATTTATGCCAACGCATCGTTGATGAAGGTCACTGGATTGAAAATGAACGCACAGGAAAGCGCTGTTTAACCGTTATAAATGCAGATCTAACTTACGATGTAGCTAACGGTGAATTTCCCTTAGTAACGACGCGTAAGAGCTTCTGGAAGTCGGCAGTTGCTGAAATGATTGGTTATATTCGTGGCTATGATAATGCAGAAGACTTTCGTAAGATTGGAACTAAGACATGGGATGCTAATTCAAATTTAAACGACGCTTGGTTAAATAATCCTCACCGCAAAGGTGAAGATGATATGGGACGAGTATATGGTGTTCAAGGTCGTTCGTGGGCAAAGCCAAATGGTGAATTTGTTGATCAATTAAAAAAAATAATTGATGACTTAAGAAATGGTATTGATGATCGTGGTGAAATCTTAAATTTCTATAATCCAGGTGAATTTGATATGGGTTGTTTACGTCCATGCATGTACTCACATCACTTTTCACTGCTAGGTGACACTTTATATTTAAACAGTACCCAACGTTCGTGTGATGTTCCGTTAGGGCTTAATTTTAACATGGTTCAAGTGTATTTTCTGCTTGCTATTGTGGCTCAAATTACAGGACATAAAGCAGGTAAGGCTTATCATAAGATTGTTAATGGACATATTTATGAAGACCAACTTGAATTGATGAAAGAAGTGCAGCTAAAGCGTGAGCCATTAACAGCCCCAATCTTTAAAATAAATCCTAAGATCAAGTCACTAGAGGATTTAGAAACTTGGGTAACTATGGATGATTTTGAAGTAATTGGCTATGAAAGCCATGAAGCGATTAAGTATCCATTTTCAGTATAA
- the nptA gene encoding sodium-dependent phosphate pump, producing MNTQSISAAPMSNTSRMLRWANLAFMLYLLLLAVAMVGTGFKWSVGEEAKVLFEFASHPIAGLMIGLVATALIQSSSTVTSIIVGLVAGGLPVETAIPMVMGANIGTTVTNTLVSLGHARCKTEFRRAFACATVHDFFNLLAVLIFLPLEMMFGIFQKISEWLVSPLMGAGNMSMKDLNFVKPLTKPVVNAIKEPLAHFGDMMGGLLMIGLGIITIVVAITVMGKLMKSLMVGRARDILKSAIGRGPLHGIASGSIVTVLVQSSSTTTSLMVPLVGTGVLKVRDVYPFTLGANIGTCVTALLAATAVSGEFAAFALQIALVHLSFNIISTLVIFGTPFLRELPLKGAEWIAEMANRNKGVVAGYLSFVFIILPGSVLALTV from the coding sequence ATGAATACCCAATCAATTTCTGCAGCACCAATGAGCAATACCTCACGCATGCTGCGTTGGGCAAACTTAGCATTTATGCTTTACCTTCTTCTTTTAGCTGTTGCAATGGTAGGAACGGGCTTCAAATGGTCAGTAGGCGAAGAAGCTAAGGTTCTATTTGAATTTGCTTCTCACCCTATCGCAGGTCTAATGATCGGCTTGGTTGCAACTGCATTAATCCAATCATCTTCTACAGTAACTTCAATTATTGTTGGATTAGTTGCTGGTGGTTTACCAGTAGAAACTGCTATCCCTATGGTTATGGGTGCAAACATTGGCACAACAGTAACCAATACACTAGTTAGTCTAGGTCACGCTCGCTGTAAAACTGAATTTAGACGTGCATTTGCATGTGCAACAGTACATGACTTCTTTAACCTACTAGCTGTGCTGATTTTCTTACCATTAGAAATGATGTTTGGTATTTTCCAGAAAATCTCTGAGTGGTTAGTGTCGCCTTTAATGGGCGCTGGCAACATGAGCATGAAGGATCTTAACTTTGTAAAACCACTAACTAAACCAGTCGTTAATGCAATTAAAGAGCCTCTAGCACACTTTGGTGACATGATGGGTGGCTTATTGATGATTGGTCTGGGTATCATCACTATCGTTGTTGCTATTACCGTAATGGGTAAGCTAATGAAGAGCCTAATGGTTGGTCGTGCTCGTGATATCTTAAAGAGTGCAATTGGTCGTGGTCCTCTACACGGTATTGCTTCTGGTTCAATTGTAACGGTATTAGTTCAATCATCTTCTACAACAACAAGCTTAATGGTTCCACTGGTTGGTACGGGCGTACTTAAAGTTCGTGATGTATATCCATTCACACTTGGCGCTAATATCGGTACATGTGTAACTGCACTACTAGCAGCAACAGCGGTATCTGGTGAGTTTGCAGCGTTTGCCCTACAAATTGCATTGGTACACTTATCATTCAACATCATTTCAACGCTAGTTATCTTTGGCACTCCGTTCTTACGTGAATTACCATTGAAAGGTGCTGAGTGGATTGCTGAAATGGCAAACCGTAACAAAGGTGTTGTAGCAGGTTACTTAAGCTTTGTGTTTATTATCCTACCAGGTAGCGTATTAGCTCTGACAGTTTAA
- a CDS encoding putative bacterial type II secretion system protein, whose amino-acid sequence MNDIVEFLSYLTNEEIKREWFILGLILCATSLSVLVVGFILSSINSSLKKKLNQLSIQQAPKAKASEKLEDTLESLSPIIGPTSKKERESTRKKLMHAGFHDKKTLTNFYAIKIIFVMAGFTTAAIVYIVFSEFSLIKMIALMIVAFSLYIPNFVLNRLISKRQSRIKGGMPDALDLLVVCTESGLGFIPALQRVSNELTISHQELADELYTVSAKIKAGVEMPDAFNEFIERTGIIEFTGLVSILSHASRIGGSIAQTLRDYTEDLRDRRNQEAEEIAAKIPTKMLFPMLLFIWPCFFIVALGPALITLSNAFAK is encoded by the coding sequence ATGAATGATATTGTGGAATTTTTATCTTACCTTACTAATGAAGAAATTAAACGAGAGTGGTTTATCTTAGGGTTAATTTTATGTGCTACTTCATTGTCAGTTTTAGTGGTCGGATTTATTCTCAGTAGTATTAATTCGTCGTTAAAAAAGAAATTAAATCAATTATCGATACAGCAGGCACCAAAAGCAAAAGCCAGTGAAAAGCTTGAAGATACTTTAGAGTCTCTATCCCCAATCATAGGGCCAACTAGCAAAAAAGAGCGAGAATCAACTCGTAAAAAACTAATGCATGCGGGATTTCATGATAAGAAAACATTAACTAATTTTTATGCGATAAAAATAATATTTGTGATGGCAGGGTTCACAACTGCGGCTATTGTTTATATTGTTTTTTCTGAGTTTTCTCTAATAAAAATGATAGCACTTATGATTGTTGCTTTCTCATTATACATTCCTAATTTTGTATTGAATCGTCTAATATCAAAAAGACAATCTAGAATAAAAGGAGGAATGCCTGATGCATTAGATCTTCTTGTTGTTTGTACAGAATCAGGGTTAGGTTTTATTCCTGCTTTACAGAGAGTTTCTAATGAATTGACAATCTCTCATCAAGAATTAGCAGATGAATTATATACAGTAAGTGCAAAAATTAAGGCTGGAGTAGAGATGCCAGATGCGTTTAATGAATTTATTGAGCGGACAGGCATTATTGAATTTACTGGTTTGGTTAGTATTCTTTCTCATGCATCTCGCATAGGGGGCAGCATAGCGCAAACGTTGAGAGATTATACTGAAGATCTTCGAGATAGACGTAATCAAGAGGCAGAAGAAATAGCGGCAAAAATACCAACGAAAATGTTGTTTCCAATGCTTTTATTTATTTGGCCCTGTTTTTTTATTGTAGCGCTAGGGCCTGCATTAATAACATTATCTAATGCATTTGCAAAGTAA
- a CDS encoding TPR repeat-containing protein — protein sequence MNNENHKKNKFMHNTLYIFSCMCFKERKAKPSQYEQELYDGKPIETLTQEELPKTEVEAIVRGDKALKQDSVDLALYEYIRSLSYPEAKYQGRTLVNIGKIHELRGTDSLAEAAYLMSLDLEPNGVVSLERLGAIYTKKGLVKEGRSYFYRALNADQIRLQSNIMLKGNSDVFPEDVHLLHVDDISPALAYMGLGILSDTQGDHKLAEQFYKKALKIKPNSIKILINFGYSYYMNANYVDAKIYTMWALKRSPENEKAQNNLALIYLAQGQIKRSINVFMRHMKDYEALNNVGYFLILQGRPEIAVPYLEQAIDKKASYYKIANENLARALVEMRIKKEGEDNSLRGDEPIMVSTHSQPIKLINDIGDKPQIEDILATSSDDK from the coding sequence ATGAATAATGAAAACCATAAAAAAAATAAGTTTATGCATAATACTCTCTACATTTTTAGTTGCATGTGCTTCAAAGAAAGAAAAGCCAAGCCAAGCCAATATGAACAAGAATTATATGATGGCAAACCAATTGAGACTTTGACCCAAGAAGAACTCCCAAAAACAGAGGTGGAAGCCATTGTTCGTGGAGATAAAGCCCTAAAGCAAGACAGTGTAGATTTGGCTTTATATGAATATATTCGATCATTATCGTATCCAGAAGCTAAATATCAAGGGCGGACCTTAGTTAATATTGGGAAAATTCATGAGTTAAGAGGAACTGATTCACTGGCTGAGGCTGCTTATTTGATGTCATTAGATCTTGAACCTAATGGTGTAGTTTCACTTGAAAGGTTAGGTGCAATTTATACCAAAAAAGGTTTAGTAAAAGAGGGAAGAAGCTATTTTTATCGAGCTTTAAATGCTGATCAAATTCGCTTACAAAGTAATATAATGCTGAAGGGCAATAGCGACGTATTTCCTGAAGATGTTCATTTGCTTCATGTTGATGATATTTCCCCTGCATTAGCCTATATGGGATTAGGTATTTTATCTGATACCCAGGGGGATCATAAGTTAGCTGAACAGTTTTACAAGAAAGCATTAAAAATCAAACCGAATTCAATAAAAATATTGATTAATTTTGGCTACTCATACTACATGAATGCGAATTATGTTGATGCGAAAATTTATACTATGTGGGCGCTAAAAAGATCTCCTGAGAATGAGAAAGCACAAAATAATTTAGCCCTAATTTATTTAGCTCAGGGACAGATTAAACGATCTATTAACGTATTTATGCGTCATATGAAGGACTATGAAGCCTTAAATAATGTAGGGTATTTTTTAATATTACAAGGTCGTCCAGAAATAGCGGTTCCTTATTTAGAGCAAGCTATTGATAAAAAAGCGTCTTACTACAAAATTGCAAATGAGAATCTAGCTAGAGCATTAGTCGAAATGAGAATAAAAAAAGAAGGTGAAGATAATTCATTAAGAGGTGATGAACCAATAATGGTAAGTACCCATTCTCAGCCCATAAAATTGATTAATGACATTGGCGATAAACCTCAAATAGAAGATATTTTAGCGACTAGTTCAGATGATAAATAA
- a CDS encoding transposase, IS1595 family, whose amino-acid sequence MAKNKVQFQKSISIHGFISQLGTEEQCRKRLFDMRWPAGYRCDNCGHDKYCELKSRQLFQCNLCHYQGSLTSGTLFSASKLPLNIWFLAIYLITQEKNGISALELSRQLGISYNAAWRMKHKLMQAMKERDDETQLNGYIQLDDVYWGGVQRGTRGRGAKGKRPFVAAVSMNGEGHPISMRFSVVTGFKIKELTSWAKAHLTPKSLVISDGLACFKGVEKADVFHHAIVTGGGADCVKLPYFQWVNTMISNVKNSMHGTYHAINKKHLPRYLGEFCFKFNRRFNLEKMLDQLIYSSIQTAPMPERLLKLAESRW is encoded by the coding sequence ATGGCTAAAAATAAAGTCCAATTTCAAAAAAGTATTTCAATACATGGGTTTATTTCACAGTTAGGTACTGAAGAACAATGCCGTAAACGACTGTTCGATATGCGATGGCCTGCTGGTTATCGATGTGATAATTGCGGTCATGATAAATACTGCGAACTTAAATCAAGGCAGCTTTTCCAATGTAACCTGTGCCACTACCAAGGCTCATTAACTTCTGGAACCTTGTTTTCCGCGTCAAAATTGCCATTAAACATATGGTTTTTAGCTATTTATCTCATCACTCAAGAGAAGAATGGCATTTCAGCATTAGAGCTTTCTCGACAGCTTGGTATTTCTTATAACGCGGCATGGCGTATGAAACATAAACTAATGCAAGCTATGAAGGAACGAGACGATGAAACACAATTGAATGGTTACATTCAACTAGATGATGTTTATTGGGGAGGCGTTCAACGTGGCACTCGTGGTAGAGGGGCAAAAGGAAAACGTCCTTTCGTAGCGGCGGTATCTATGAATGGCGAAGGACATCCAATAAGTATGCGATTTAGTGTTGTGACTGGCTTTAAAATCAAAGAACTAACGAGTTGGGCAAAAGCGCATTTAACGCCAAAATCACTGGTTATCTCTGATGGTTTAGCTTGCTTTAAAGGCGTTGAGAAAGCCGATGTGTTTCACCATGCTATTGTTACAGGTGGCGGAGCTGATTGCGTTAAATTACCCTACTTTCAGTGGGTCAACACCATGATTAGTAATGTAAAAAACTCAATGCATGGGACTTACCATGCAATAAACAAGAAACACCTTCCTCGTTATTTGGGAGAGTTTTGTTTTAAGTTCAATAGGCGCTTCAATCTTGAAAAGATGCTTGATCAGCTTATTTACTCAAGTATTCAAACTGCACCGATGCCAGAGCGGTTGCTTAAGCTAGCTGAGTCTCGATGGTAA